The Pirellulales bacterium genomic interval GTTCAGAATCCGGTCGCATTCCTCGACCAAGATAGCGAACCGGAGCCCGACATCGTTTGGGCAGCCGCGCAGGATTATGGCCCGCACCATCCGACGGCCGACGAAGTTCTCTTGCTGATCGAAGTGGCAGAAGGCAGTCTCGACTTCGACCGCGGCGAAAAGGCCCAGCTCTATGCTGCCGCTCGCATACTCGACTACTGGATCGTGAATCTCGTCGACCGCACGGTCGAAGTGCATCGCGATCCGCGCGATGGCCGTTATTTTAGCATCCAATCATTCGGCCCGGGAGCCACGGTTGCGCCGATCGCCGTGCCAGAATCACAATTGGACGTGACGGCGCTATTCGCAGGTCCGAGTCGATTGCCGCCGAATCGATTGCCGCCGGATCAGACAGCGGTGTAGATCGGCTTCAGCTCTTCAGTTTGACGCCACATTTGTTGCCGCGGGAATTTCGGCTCTTGGCGTGCCGATCAAACCAGACACCTGCGGGAAGCGCGCGAGCCATCCGGCGGTGCAAGCGATGAAATTGGTCGGGGCGGGGGCGGTTTCCGGATATTGCAGTCGGTTGGTCGCCGGATTGTAAACAAAAAGCTGATAGCCGCGGGCTTCGAGCCATGCGGCGACGGTGCCGGAGCCAATGTTGCGCTCGATCATCAGTAGCGGCTCGCTCCGGTCGAGCGTGGCTTCGAGGCCTTGCAGCACGTCGAGTTCCAAACCTTCGACGTCGATCTTGATCACGACCGGGCGGAATCGCAGGTCGTCGCCGCGGCAGATTTCAATCGGCACTTCCGTGATATTAAATGGGCGCCCCAATTCGCGCTCGATCGATGGCCGACTGCGCTCCAACAGTTGCCGATCGGCAGTGGCCCAAGGGGTATGCGGCGTCGGTCCGACCGTGGGCACGTAGAGCGTCGTGCGCCGATTCGTGCTGCCCAGGCCGTGCATGCGGTAGCGGAATGTGCGGCCCAACAGCCGACGAGTAAACCTCAGATCGGACTCCAGCAGGCGATTCGGCTCGAACGACAAGATATCGAGCGAGCGATTGAACATGCGCAACGACCGGGCCGATTGCCCGGAGTTGGCCCCTACGTCGAGAAACAATCCGCGGGTTCCCTCGAGCGCTGCGAAGATGTGGAAATCGGGCTCGTGCGGGATTCGCAGGCGAAAGGTGAGCTGGCCGTAGGCCCGGCGGGCAAGTGCGTACAAACCGGGCTGGCGGCGCAGCAGCGATTGGATCAATGAACGCGCCCCGAGCAGCAGCGGCGATGATCGGACGGCGCGACGATCGCGCGGCGTTGGCTCGGCAACCTCTTTCACCGGATCCAATTTCGCCGTCATCGACATCTGGCCCCGGGACTCGGAGCCCGCCGCGCTAGCAAGGGATTCACGTTGCGTCGAAATCTGCCGTTTGCCCGCCGCGACCGGCGCCAGTCCGCTCGCCAAGCCGGCCAAAAGGAAAACGATCGAGTTGTCGATCGACGTGTAGCTCACTTCGTGAAACATCATCTGCGTGCAATACGTCGCCAATGCGGCGAGCAGCAGAATGCCGTGCGCCCGGACCCACGGCGGCAGGCCATCGCGCGCGAGCCGCCAGCCGAGCCGAATCCAGCAAGCGAGCACAGCGAGAAACAAGCTCAATCCGATGAGGCCGGTTTCGGTCAGCAGGCTGAGGTAGG includes:
- a CDS encoding Uma2 family endonuclease; the encoded protein is MNAWSFAATPRASVWIRVQNPVAFLDQDSEPEPDIVWAAAQDYGPHHPTADEVLLLIEVAEGSLDFDRGEKAQLYAAARILDYWIVNLVDRTVEVHRDPRDGRYFSIQSFGPGATVAPIAVPESQLDVTALFAGPSRLPPNRLPPDQTAV
- a CDS encoding FkbM family methyltransferase, whose protein sequence is MELLELIAAAAISVWLVYFALRGSLVAGCLGFCLATCCLGYPFWQSSIGPLPLTIDRLVIVLLAGVYVAQRALGRTDPKPLAFADKLLLIFLTVLTVSCFTHRWRDLPPTEVSPLWRLMVGYWFPALIYWVVRQSRLGARQIGTAHGMLAFFGLYLAATGLLEAAHQWAFVFPRYIADPTVGLHYGRARGPMVQAVSYGLCLGITMLAGFVWRYRWNRIGQLFWFAVVPLQLTAIYFSYTRSIWIGTSLAIFVFLWLTLRGVWRTAIVGGLAAIMLLAAVMNLDKLTDLQREGSATEAADSATMRESFAYVSWQMFWDRPIWGCGFGHFYDEKLPYLSDRRTPLKLEEIRDYVHHNTYLSLLTETGLIGLSLFLAVLACWIRLGWRLARDGLPPWVRAHGILLLAALATYCTQMMFHEVSYTSIDNSIVFLLAGLASGLAPVAAGKRQISTQRESLASAAGSESRGQMSMTAKLDPVKEVAEPTPRDRRAVRSSPLLLGARSLIQSLLRRQPGLYALARRAYGQLTFRLRIPHEPDFHIFAALEGTRGLFLDVGANSGQSARSLRMFNRSLDILSFEPNRLLESDLRFTRRLLGRTFRYRMHGLGSTNRRTTLYVPTVGPTPHTPWATADRQLLERSRPSIERELGRPFNITEVPIEICRGDDLRFRPVVIKIDVEGLELDVLQGLEATLDRSEPLLMIERNIGSGTVAAWLEARGYQLFVYNPATNRLQYPETAPAPTNFIACTAGWLARFPQVSGLIGTPRAEIPAATNVASN